Proteins from a genomic interval of Psychrobacter urativorans:
- the dprA gene encoding DNA-processing protein DprA — MTAISPILSNDQRAVLALWYEVNASLSAYDKLVTAFGSAQQAWIAKSGAWQQLGIHHSHLKRHEQSQQTLESIDNIEQALSTGKYQLLFAEQSEFPTQLLQIFDPPPLLFCRGNIERLQQAQIAIVGSRKPTAHAQKITFDMAQYLAQVGYVITSGLAMGVDKRAHLGALAQADSEFQGRTIGVMGTGIDVCYPNHHDQLFTQIIEQGGCLISELLPHTQPHKHTFPRRNRLVAGLSLATIDTEAALKSGSLITARLTSEQGKQVFAIPSHIDNSNAEGCHHLIREGATLIYHPEQVLADVHLQLTPHPINTQSSTYKVDNAQQSAATLTTSNIDTPINIQPQSVAVHLPISSHLTAVYEQLDWHGQDLDALLVATGLAPPELIGQLMELELLGVIGVQGGRYLRL, encoded by the coding sequence ATGACAGCCATCTCACCGATTTTATCAAATGATCAGCGCGCAGTATTGGCGCTGTGGTATGAGGTGAATGCGTCATTATCTGCTTATGACAAACTGGTCACCGCTTTTGGTAGCGCTCAGCAAGCGTGGATTGCTAAAAGTGGCGCTTGGCAGCAGTTAGGTATCCATCACAGTCATCTAAAGCGCCACGAACAATCACAGCAAACCCTTGAAAGTATTGATAACATTGAGCAAGCATTAAGCACTGGAAAGTATCAGTTATTATTTGCTGAACAATCTGAATTTCCGACACAGTTATTACAAATATTTGACCCGCCGCCGCTCTTATTTTGCCGTGGTAATATCGAGCGGCTACAGCAAGCGCAAATTGCCATTGTTGGTAGCCGTAAGCCTACTGCTCATGCGCAAAAAATTACTTTTGATATGGCGCAATATCTGGCGCAGGTGGGTTATGTCATCACCAGTGGACTGGCGATGGGCGTGGATAAACGGGCGCATCTTGGGGCGTTGGCGCAAGCTGATTCCGAGTTTCAAGGGCGTACCATTGGCGTTATGGGGACGGGCATTGATGTCTGCTATCCCAATCATCATGACCAGCTATTTACGCAAATTATTGAGCAAGGCGGCTGTCTCATCAGTGAGCTATTGCCGCACACTCAGCCGCATAAGCATACCTTTCCACGCCGCAATCGCTTGGTTGCCGGATTGAGCTTGGCAACGATAGACACTGAAGCGGCACTCAAAAGCGGCTCATTGATTACCGCCAGATTGACCTCTGAACAAGGCAAGCAAGTCTTTGCTATTCCAAGCCATATTGACAATAGTAATGCGGAAGGCTGTCATCACTTGATACGTGAGGGTGCAACGTTAATTTATCATCCTGAGCAAGTACTGGCGGATGTTCATCTACAACTGACCCCGCATCCTATCAATACTCAAAGCAGTACATACAAAGTTGACAACGCGCAGCAATCAGCAGCGACGTTAACAACGTCAAATATTGACACCCCTATCAATATTCAGCCGCAAAGTGTGGCTGTTCATTTACCGATTTCTAGCCATCTAACCGCTGTTTATGAGCAGCTGGATTGGCATGGTCAGGATTTAGATGCATTACTGGTAGCAACCGGACTTGCACCCCCAGAATTGATTGGGCAACTGATGGAGCTTGAATTATTGGGCGTGATTGGTGTACAAGGTGGGCGTTATTTGCGTCTGTAA
- a CDS encoding LysM peptidoglycan-binding domain-containing protein, whose protein sequence is MKTSLNVMAKALLITAFSSTLMMATAHANNPAPTIKADAPNRYIVKKGDTLWDISGRYLDSPWRWKEIWATNKQIKNPNLIYPNDILILCVIKGKTLIGVDTGEGCAGVEKQLTSNVVAGAVAITSTANSIPAIPWSAIQHWLDKTIIVNPKDFNTTPYILASKNRNLITASGDKVYAKGVPLIVGQRYGIYRKGELYVDPKTQQVIGLEVTQVATGLATAVESNGVTSLQLTDSYGKEVREGDRVFVELDNSIPPVFYPTPATVSRGGTIIRVLDSISSAARGSVVAVNLGRSHGAKPGDVLTVYRKGPLVSDVIDNDTPVRLPSEPAGMVMVFNTFDNISYAYVLSSELPLNVGDQLLPPRDL, encoded by the coding sequence ATGAAAACAAGCCTAAACGTGATGGCGAAAGCGCTGTTAATCACCGCCTTTAGTAGTACGCTGATGATGGCGACTGCACATGCTAATAATCCTGCACCAACCATTAAGGCAGATGCCCCCAATCGCTATATTGTGAAAAAGGGCGATACCTTATGGGATATCTCAGGTCGCTATTTAGATAGTCCGTGGCGCTGGAAAGAGATTTGGGCGACCAACAAGCAAATTAAAAACCCCAATCTCATTTATCCTAACGACATTCTTATTTTATGTGTGATTAAAGGCAAAACGCTCATCGGTGTGGATACTGGTGAAGGCTGCGCGGGTGTCGAAAAGCAATTGACCAGTAATGTGGTTGCTGGTGCCGTTGCGATCACATCGACAGCCAATAGTATCCCTGCGATTCCGTGGTCAGCGATTCAGCATTGGTTAGATAAGACTATCATTGTTAATCCAAAAGACTTTAATACTACCCCATACATTTTAGCCTCGAAAAACCGTAACTTAATTACCGCCAGTGGCGATAAGGTTTATGCTAAAGGCGTTCCGCTGATCGTCGGTCAGCGTTATGGCATCTACCGTAAAGGCGAATTATATGTCGACCCCAAAACCCAGCAGGTCATTGGTTTAGAGGTCACGCAAGTGGCGACTGGTCTGGCGACAGCGGTAGAAAGTAATGGCGTCACCAGCTTGCAGCTGACCGACAGTTATGGCAAAGAAGTTCGTGAAGGAGATCGCGTCTTTGTCGAGCTAGATAACTCGATTCCACCGGTCTTTTATCCGACCCCTGCGACCGTCAGTCGTGGCGGCACCATTATACGGGTACTGGATTCTATCAGCTCTGCTGCGCGTGGTAGTGTGGTCGCTGTGAATTTAGGTCGTAGTCATGGGGCAAAGCCGGGCGATGTGTTGACGGTGTATCGCAAAGGTCCGTTGGTCAGTGACGTGATTGACAACGACACACCTGTACGCTTGCCAAGTGAGCCTGCAGGCATGGTGATGGTCTTTAACACCTTTGATAATATCAGCTATGCTTATGTCCTAAGCTCAGAGCTACCGCTTAATGTGGGCGATCAACTGCTGCCGCCACGTGATTTATAA
- the thrC gene encoding threonine synthase — MKYISTRGQTAPMDFSDVLLMGLAPDGGLMLPEHYPQIDSATLDEWRTLSYPKLAMAIMQRFATDIPAADLQDIIERTYTTDVFGSADIVPVRKLEDNLYILGLSNGPTLAFKDVAMQFLGNAFEYVLKKKDARITIIGATSGDTGSAAEYALRGKDNIEVFMLSPHGKMSEFQRAQMYSLTDANIHNIAIDGMFDDCQDIVKALQQDAEFKAAYDLGTVNSINWGRILAQIVYYFKAYFAVTTSNDEQVSFSIPSGNFGNICAGHIAREMGLPIGRLIVATNENDVLNDFFNKGAYQPRPTAKTYITSSPSMDISKASNFERFVYLLLDKDSARVHELFEGVKSGQGFDLADLMQAVQTRYGFAAGKSTHSDRLQTIKALYEQHGELVDPHTADGIKVAKELQQDGEVIICAETALPVKFADTIVEAIGQVDIARPAHTEGLEDLPQHVVILDNDAELVAAQIRQYVNANPA, encoded by the coding sequence ATGAAATATATCAGTACCCGTGGTCAAACGGCGCCAATGGACTTCAGCGATGTGTTGTTAATGGGGCTTGCGCCTGATGGTGGCTTGATGCTGCCTGAGCATTATCCGCAAATTGACAGTGCAACCCTTGACGAATGGCGCACGCTAAGTTATCCGAAGCTAGCGATGGCGATTATGCAACGTTTTGCTACCGATATCCCAGCGGCTGACCTACAAGATATTATTGAGCGCACTTATACCACCGACGTATTTGGTAGTGCTGATATTGTTCCGGTACGTAAACTGGAAGATAACCTCTATATTTTAGGCTTATCCAATGGTCCAACTTTAGCGTTTAAAGATGTGGCGATGCAATTTTTGGGTAATGCCTTTGAATATGTGCTGAAGAAAAAAGACGCGCGTATTACCATCATTGGCGCCACCAGTGGCGATACGGGCAGTGCGGCTGAATACGCATTGCGCGGTAAGGACAATATTGAAGTCTTTATGTTGTCACCACATGGCAAAATGAGCGAATTTCAGCGCGCGCAAATGTACAGTTTGACCGATGCCAATATTCATAATATCGCCATTGACGGTATGTTTGATGATTGCCAAGATATCGTTAAAGCCTTGCAACAAGATGCCGAATTTAAAGCGGCTTATGATTTAGGCACGGTGAATTCTATCAATTGGGGGCGTATCCTCGCGCAAATTGTCTATTACTTTAAAGCCTATTTTGCCGTCACCACTAGCAATGACGAGCAAGTCAGCTTTAGCATTCCGTCAGGGAACTTCGGTAACATCTGCGCCGGTCACATTGCCCGTGAAATGGGTTTGCCAATTGGGCGTTTAATCGTTGCGACCAATGAAAATGACGTGCTCAATGACTTCTTTAATAAAGGCGCGTATCAGCCGCGTCCGACTGCCAAAACTTATATTACCTCTAGCCCATCTATGGATATCTCCAAAGCCTCTAACTTTGAGCGTTTTGTGTATTTGCTGCTCGATAAAGACAGCGCCCGCGTTCATGAACTATTTGAAGGGGTAAAATCGGGTCAAGGTTTTGATTTAGCCGATTTAATGCAAGCGGTACAGACTCGTTATGGTTTTGCAGCCGGTAAATCTACGCATAGCGACCGCTTACAGACCATTAAAGCATTGTATGAGCAGCATGGTGAATTGGTCGATCCGCATACGGCTGATGGTATTAAAGTCGCTAAAGAATTGCAGCAAGACGGTGAAGTCATCATTTGCGCAGAAACGGCACTGCCTGTGAAATTTGCGGATACTATTGTGGAAGCGATTGGACAAGTCGATATTGCGCGTCCTGCACACACTGAAGGTTTAGAAGATTTACCACAGCACGTGGTCATCTTGGATAATGATGCCGAATTGGTGGCGGCGCAAATTCGTCAGTATGTTAATGCAAACCCAGCTTAG
- a CDS encoding transcription antitermination factor NusB, translating into MRHHASASNTTRNNKNKPSSNLKMVGSVRARVIRTLLAIQNGQSLSSVLDPLLNSLHEGDKGFAHALLLTTLRQWFALERLLNTLAVNNIDEIEVRTTIQVGLTQLLYLQVADHAAIHETVEAVKEIEFAHASGLVNAILRKVVKNTHKYRKKCDKNHSLPNWLAYQLKQDWSEEYAALTQGLRQPAPMFLRANTTINTIDAYQQSLVEADVSADMVELVSALQLPNATDNAATSVHTQALRLEQSTAVAGLPSFAEGAASVQDMHAQLAAPLIHQALINKVNADALKNDAENTNELHILDACAAPGGKLAHWLELLNTDKQSPLFHVKQQDTDETSDSTSSRTVKLTAIDNEAPRITRIHENLERLHLAQSEHINLNIVCADATRWQGIGESKPQQADKNAPVFDAILLDSPCTATGVIRRHPDISLLRAEEDVEQTVSLQAEILDNLWAQLKVDGYLLYVTCSILKQENVEQMQDFLRHHTNATAIEFTEACNWGIAQDVGRQCLPIDSASGDGFYYALLKKTV; encoded by the coding sequence ATGAGACACCACGCAAGCGCGTCTAACACCACTAGAAATAACAAAAACAAGCCATCAAGCAACCTTAAAATGGTCGGTAGCGTACGAGCGCGCGTCATTCGTACCTTGCTTGCTATCCAAAATGGACAATCGCTGTCTAGCGTCCTTGACCCATTATTAAACAGTTTGCATGAAGGCGATAAAGGCTTTGCACATGCGCTATTATTGACGACTTTGCGTCAGTGGTTTGCACTTGAACGTCTACTTAATACGTTAGCGGTTAATAATATCGATGAGATCGAAGTCCGTACTACCATTCAAGTGGGGCTAACGCAGCTGTTATATTTACAAGTTGCTGACCATGCCGCGATTCATGAAACGGTTGAAGCGGTAAAAGAAATCGAATTTGCGCATGCCTCAGGTTTAGTAAATGCGATTTTACGTAAAGTGGTTAAAAATACCCATAAATACCGTAAAAAATGTGATAAAAATCACAGCTTACCAAACTGGCTTGCTTATCAGCTAAAGCAAGATTGGAGCGAAGAATATGCAGCCTTGACTCAAGGGCTGCGTCAGCCTGCGCCGATGTTTTTACGCGCCAACACCACGATTAATACCATCGATGCTTATCAACAATCCTTAGTTGAAGCAGATGTTAGTGCTGATATGGTCGAGTTAGTCAGTGCGTTACAACTGCCAAATGCAACTGATAATGCCGCTACGAGCGTACACACTCAAGCGTTACGTTTAGAGCAAAGCACCGCCGTTGCTGGTTTGCCGTCATTCGCAGAAGGCGCTGCCAGTGTGCAAGATATGCACGCCCAACTTGCCGCGCCCTTGATTCACCAAGCACTTATTAATAAAGTAAATGCTGATGCGCTTAAAAATGATGCAGAGAACACCAATGAGCTGCACATTTTAGATGCGTGTGCGGCACCGGGTGGCAAGCTTGCGCATTGGTTAGAGCTGTTAAATACCGATAAGCAATCGCCATTGTTTCATGTGAAACAACAAGATACTGACGAGACTAGCGATTCGACTAGCAGTCGCACGGTTAAGCTCACTGCTATTGACAATGAAGCGCCGCGTATTACGCGCATTCATGAGAATTTAGAGCGTCTACATTTAGCACAGTCTGAGCATATTAATCTTAATATCGTCTGTGCCGATGCGACAAGATGGCAAGGTATTGGTGAATCTAAACCGCAACAAGCCGATAAAAACGCGCCTGTATTTGACGCGATATTATTGGATTCGCCTTGTACCGCCACTGGTGTAATTCGTCGCCATCCAGATATCAGTCTGTTACGTGCCGAAGAAGACGTGGAACAAACCGTGTCATTACAAGCAGAAATTCTAGATAACCTGTGGGCACAACTAAAAGTTGACGGCTATTTGTTGTACGTCACTTGTTCGATATTAAAGCAAGAAAACGTCGAGCAGATGCAGGACTTTTTACGTCATCATACCAATGCTACGGCGATTGAATTTACTGAAGCCTGTAATTGGGGTATCGCTCAAGACGTTGGTCGCCAATGTTTGCCAATAGATAGCGCGAGCGGTGACGGTTTTTATTATGCGCTGCTAAAAAAAACCGTTTAA
- the fmt gene encoding methionyl-tRNA formyltransferase → MTSDLTISTDSLPTNSSAISVLRPLRVVFAGTPEFAAISLEALISQQDALNIDIVAVYSQPDRKAGRGQKLAASAVKQGALAHDIPVEQPATFKKSSEEGVAAREILQNYQPDVMVVAAYGLILPLGVLTIPTYGCLNIHGSLLPRWRGAAPIHRALLAGDAETGITIMQMDKGLDTGDMLYKVSCAIESDDSAASLHDKLAALGATAISTVLQELPYYQAQATAQDDNAANYAEKLIKTEGEIDWAQSAAHIERQIRGLTPWPGAYTFLDGQRVKILASLPVNDTQRTDKPAGTVISVGRKAILVACGVDNKVGHNDLQASTLAITTLQFAGSKPVSAEQICHGNQLNDGDQFTADIT, encoded by the coding sequence ATGACTTCTGATTTAACGATATCAACCGATAGCTTACCCACTAATTCGTCTGCTATAAGTGTCTTGCGTCCATTACGCGTGGTATTTGCAGGCACGCCTGAGTTTGCTGCTATTAGTCTTGAGGCTCTCATCAGTCAGCAAGACGCGCTTAATATCGATATTGTTGCGGTCTACAGCCAGCCGGATCGCAAAGCAGGACGTGGGCAAAAGCTAGCCGCATCGGCGGTTAAGCAAGGGGCATTGGCACATGACATTCCCGTTGAGCAACCCGCGACCTTTAAAAAATCAAGTGAAGAAGGGGTTGCGGCTAGAGAGATTTTACAAAATTATCAGCCTGATGTGATGGTCGTTGCTGCTTATGGGCTTATTTTACCCCTTGGTGTGTTAACGATACCGACTTATGGTTGCCTTAATATTCATGGTTCATTATTGCCGCGCTGGCGTGGTGCAGCGCCTATTCATCGGGCGCTATTAGCCGGCGATGCGGAGACCGGCATTACCATTATGCAAATGGATAAAGGTCTAGATACCGGTGATATGCTCTATAAAGTGAGCTGTGCTATTGAGTCAGATGACAGCGCGGCAAGCCTACATGATAAGCTAGCAGCATTGGGCGCGACGGCTATTAGCACGGTGCTACAAGAATTACCCTACTATCAAGCACAAGCCACTGCGCAAGATGACAATGCCGCTAATTATGCCGAAAAGCTGATTAAAACAGAAGGTGAAATTGATTGGGCACAATCTGCGGCTCATATCGAGCGCCAAATTCGCGGCTTAACGCCGTGGCCGGGCGCGTATACTTTTTTAGATGGTCAACGCGTTAAGATTTTAGCCAGTTTGCCTGTCAATGACACGCAGCGAACCGATAAGCCTGCGGGCACCGTTATCAGTGTCGGGCGTAAAGCGATTTTAGTGGCTTGTGGCGTTGATAATAAAGTTGGTCATAATGACTTACAAGCCAGTACCTTAGCGATAACCACTCTACAATTTGCTGGTAGCAAACCCGTAAGCGCTGAGCAAATCTGTCACGGTAATCAGCTGAATGATGGAGACCAATTCACAGCTGATATTACTTAA
- a CDS encoding hybrid sensor histidine kinase/response regulator: MQQFQSLKRILIFYSLTLLIMLVLYYAMMFVILRSNTEQHSQTVFETLGHEFSEPSVITDHDIEKLLARPIFQNISYQLILMLPSGQTYIYRHTRPNERKFTTVSFPNIKSQTADTTSTYKLTSSNLMGMFNLKNGQRLYIVLRHQPLQVNLISYQYWLPLMTAIMLFITALLYMLKRRDNWEQLLLYADNLTTSTQETYTPPPFDEAKSTIEFLRLGHTLSRISYQLHHKHRRIKTLSHRLERLVDHAPLPMLMIMRQGHISFFNQRFEQLFTTVFQRDVTYMLTDFVTGSDKATQQHLQKIDSQRVARTLLVYGLEDKQAYQLHLSPWFGDHGQIHGFTVMLNNVNELVAQNANLKQQQQQQHQQILELKQLKVVIGHELRTPLNAIIGTLDLIEPRALSAKQQEILSTLMQSSHSMLAMLNDMLDMAKIEAGKLQLVQEPVDIFKLSQHVTDLMVGNARHQGIELLYFFMPTCPRYINTDTNRLRQIIQNLLDNAVKFTPSGYVALTVEPISDERIQLIINDRLKGASFSRAATDSASSADNQSLENATNTQQTWLHFRIQDTGIGISATEQSQIFAYFNQANAQISEQFGGTGLGLAISSSFVQLLGGFIQLTSEKGSGSCFHLYLPMHKPTYQPIYHFHDGLKQVHLIAIVNHSISATYLQRLCQQLSIRATIYSTFDNAAVQSLTEQLAQHPQTYAPVLLIDYEYYLANTEGKTTNTVINEEVALPSVTSIQRDQTATDADADADKATENDVLHIDFYDWIQSTRLPKILLSMKPERSIPSALLDHFDGFLSKPLDITRLLSELMRLTQPTLETLAIDDTANSSNDKDVDNKSSVNRGIDSQHTKVNQHADNELPAEKETTANDIANNNANKPLILVVEDNLTNQKITCKLLSRLGYDSVVAENGLQALEKLKQQRQAFALILMDCRMPVMDGLQATQAIRTQGDNITIIALTANNSDDDREACLAVGMDEFLTKPINKEQLQAVLQRFINR, translated from the coding sequence ATGCAACAGTTTCAATCATTAAAACGCATACTTATCTTTTATTCCCTGACATTGCTGATTATGTTGGTCTTATATTATGCCATGATGTTTGTCATACTCAGATCCAATACAGAACAACACAGTCAAACCGTTTTTGAGACCCTAGGACACGAGTTTTCTGAACCTAGTGTCATAACAGACCATGACATTGAAAAATTACTGGCTAGACCTATTTTTCAAAATATCAGCTATCAGTTGATTTTGATGCTGCCCTCTGGTCAAACGTATATCTACAGACATACGCGTCCGAATGAGCGTAAATTTACCACCGTCTCTTTTCCTAATATTAAATCACAAACTGCGGATACCACGAGCACTTATAAGCTGACCAGTAGCAACTTAATGGGCATGTTCAATCTTAAAAATGGACAACGACTCTACATTGTTCTACGCCATCAGCCGCTTCAGGTCAACTTGATATCCTATCAATATTGGCTACCCCTCATGACAGCAATCATGCTGTTTATTACTGCACTGTTATATATGCTAAAGCGCCGTGATAATTGGGAACAACTGCTGCTATACGCGGATAATTTAACCACGAGCACACAAGAGACTTATACCCCACCACCTTTCGATGAAGCAAAAAGCACTATTGAGTTTTTGCGTTTAGGACATACTTTAAGCCGCATCAGCTATCAGTTACACCATAAGCATCGACGTATTAAGACGCTCAGTCACCGCCTTGAACGCTTGGTTGATCATGCCCCACTGCCCATGCTCATGATTATGCGCCAAGGACATATTAGCTTTTTTAATCAGCGTTTTGAGCAACTATTCACCACCGTTTTTCAGCGCGATGTCACCTATATGCTCACCGATTTTGTGACTGGTAGCGACAAGGCCACGCAGCAGCACTTACAGAAAATTGACTCACAGCGAGTTGCCCGTACCTTACTGGTCTATGGCTTAGAAGATAAACAAGCGTATCAGTTACATCTCAGCCCATGGTTCGGTGATCATGGACAAATTCACGGCTTTACCGTCATGTTGAATAACGTCAATGAGCTGGTTGCCCAAAACGCCAACTTAAAACAGCAACAGCAGCAGCAACATCAACAAATTCTAGAGCTGAAGCAACTGAAAGTCGTGATAGGTCACGAGCTGCGCACCCCATTAAATGCCATTATCGGTACGCTTGATTTAATAGAGCCACGCGCTTTATCTGCCAAACAGCAAGAGATACTCTCCACATTAATGCAATCCAGCCACTCAATGCTGGCGATGCTCAACGATATGCTGGATATGGCAAAAATTGAAGCAGGCAAGCTGCAGCTTGTTCAAGAGCCAGTTGATATTTTTAAATTAAGCCAACATGTCACTGATTTAATGGTCGGCAATGCTCGCCATCAAGGTATCGAGCTATTATATTTTTTTATGCCCACTTGCCCACGCTATATCAATACCGATACCAACCGCTTACGTCAAATCATACAAAACCTGCTTGATAATGCAGTGAAATTCACCCCCTCAGGCTATGTGGCACTGACTGTCGAACCTATCAGCGATGAGCGCATACAGTTAATTATCAACGATAGACTAAAAGGTGCAAGCTTTAGTCGGGCTGCAACAGATTCAGCGTCATCTGCCGATAACCAATCGCTTGAGAACGCCACTAACACACAACAGACTTGGTTACACTTTAGGATACAAGATACCGGTATTGGCATTAGTGCAACGGAACAGAGTCAGATATTTGCTTATTTTAATCAAGCCAACGCCCAGATTAGTGAGCAATTCGGTGGCACTGGACTGGGATTAGCCATATCAAGCAGCTTTGTGCAGTTATTGGGTGGTTTTATTCAACTGACGAGTGAAAAAGGTAGCGGCAGCTGCTTTCACTTATATTTACCAATGCACAAGCCGACTTATCAACCGATATACCATTTTCATGACGGCCTCAAGCAGGTTCACCTGATTGCCATCGTCAACCACAGCATTAGCGCCACCTATTTGCAGCGCTTGTGTCAGCAGTTATCTATTCGTGCCACCATCTATAGCACTTTTGATAACGCCGCTGTGCAATCACTTACTGAGCAGCTGGCGCAACACCCTCAAACTTACGCGCCCGTCTTACTAATAGACTATGAATACTATCTTGCAAATACAGAGGGTAAGACGACGAATACGGTTATAAATGAGGAAGTAGCATTACCATCCGTCACATCGATACAGCGCGACCAAACGGCTACTGATGCTGATGCTGATGCTGATAAGGCTACTGAAAACGATGTGCTGCATATTGATTTTTATGACTGGATACAATCCACAAGGTTGCCAAAAATTTTGCTCAGCATGAAGCCTGAACGTAGTATTCCTTCAGCATTGTTGGATCATTTTGATGGTTTTTTAAGCAAACCTTTAGACATCACCCGCTTACTATCCGAGCTTATGCGCCTGACCCAACCGACACTCGAAACTTTAGCCATTGATGATACTGCCAACTCTAGCAACGATAAAGATGTTGATAATAAAAGCAGTGTTAATCGAGGTATTGATAGTCAACATACTAAGGTTAATCAGCATGCAGATAATGAGTTGCCAGCTGAGAAGGAAACGACTGCCAACGATATTGCTAATAATAACGCTAATAAGCCACTTATTTTAGTGGTAGAAGATAATCTGACCAACCAAAAAATTACTTGTAAATTATTAAGCAGACTTGGCTATGATAGCGTAGTCGCAGAAAATGGGCTGCAAGCTTTGGAGAAGTTAAAGCAGCAACGGCAAGCGTTTGCACTGATTCTTATGGACTGCCGCATGCCTGTGATGGATGGTCTGCAAGCGACGCAAGCTATTCGCACGCAAGGCGACAATATCACTATTATCGCGCTGACCGCTAATAATAGTGACGATGACCGCGAGGCTTGCCTTGCCGTCGGCATGGACGAATTTTTAACCAAGCCAATCAATAAAGAGCAGCTACAAGCAGTGTTACAACGATTTATAAACCGTTAA
- a CDS encoding riboflavin synthase, producing MFTGIIESVGKVKAMQPVGGDIRLVIESDSLDFSDVSLGDSIASNGICLTVVDLGSHHYAVDVSRETIARTALESLKTGDIVNLEKAMLPTTRFGGHIVAGHVDGVGVVRKLQQDARSIYIEIEIPQELAHYTATKGSITLDGISLTTNLVRDNIVCLNIIPHTAQVTNIAKYWLVGNKVNVEVDIVARYLERLLNKTQTGTMNADSMASPKSQITEAFLADNGFMK from the coding sequence ATGTTTACTGGAATTATTGAAAGCGTGGGTAAAGTTAAAGCCATGCAGCCTGTTGGTGGTGACATTCGCTTGGTGATAGAGTCTGATAGCTTGGATTTCAGTGATGTATCATTAGGTGACTCGATTGCGTCGAATGGGATATGTTTGACCGTCGTTGATTTGGGCAGTCACCATTATGCTGTCGATGTTTCACGTGAAACTATTGCGCGTACGGCATTAGAAAGTCTAAAAACAGGTGATATCGTAAATTTAGAAAAGGCGATGCTACCGACTACCCGCTTTGGTGGGCATATTGTTGCCGGACACGTCGACGGCGTAGGCGTGGTGCGCAAATTGCAGCAAGACGCGCGTTCGATATATATTGAAATTGAAATTCCACAAGAGCTGGCGCACTATACGGCGACCAAAGGTTCAATCACGCTTGATGGTATCAGTCTGACCACCAATTTAGTCCGTGATAATATTGTCTGTTTAAATATCATTCCGCATACCGCGCAAGTGACCAATATTGCTAAGTATTGGTTGGTTGGTAATAAGGTCAATGTTGAAGTGGATATTGTGGCGCGTTACTTAGAACGACTGTTAAATAAGACGCAAACAGGTACGATGAATGCGGACAGTATGGCAAGCCCGAAAAGCCAAATTACAGAAGCATTTTTAGCTGATAATGGCTTTATGAAATAA